In one window of Tumebacillus algifaecis DNA:
- a CDS encoding UDP-glucose dehydrogenase family protein: MNVSVIGTGYVGATTSAALAELGHQVIGVDVDQKKVGMLNAGRLPFYEEGLETLMQALLKKGALAFTTDLARAVTGSDILFLTVGTPSQADGSANLRDLEQAVRQIGRALNGHKIIVSKSTVPVGTGERVKAWLQEEVTKRGLSIPFDVVSNPEFLREGKALHDALHPERIVIGCESDKARAMMTKLYQGMQTDFCYTTVRDAEMIKYASNSFLATKISFMNELARLCEQTDTSISKVAHGMGLDSRIGSQFLRAGIGYGGSCFPKDVEALLHLARENGVPLRLLDAVATVNREQSGWFLQKVRTALGTLSGKQIALLGLTFKPGTDDIREAPALKLIPVLLAAGAQITAYDPKGMEAVGRLHPKVRCAKDAYAALDGADAALLLTEWPEFLKLDFARVIGSMRKALFFDGRNALDGAKMRSYGFTYDGVGERGTA; this comes from the coding sequence ATGAACGTATCGGTGATTGGGACTGGATACGTGGGAGCGACAACAAGCGCTGCTCTGGCGGAGCTCGGACATCAGGTGATCGGCGTCGATGTCGATCAGAAGAAAGTAGGGATGCTAAACGCCGGACGTTTGCCTTTCTATGAGGAAGGTTTGGAAACGCTGATGCAGGCCTTGCTGAAGAAGGGAGCGCTTGCCTTTACGACCGACTTGGCGCGCGCGGTGACAGGAAGTGACATCCTCTTTCTCACCGTCGGGACACCTTCCCAAGCGGACGGTTCGGCCAACCTGCGCGATCTTGAGCAAGCGGTGCGACAGATCGGACGTGCGCTGAACGGCCATAAGATCATCGTCAGCAAAAGCACAGTTCCGGTCGGAACAGGGGAGCGGGTGAAAGCCTGGCTACAGGAAGAAGTGACCAAACGCGGCTTGAGCATTCCATTCGATGTGGTCTCCAACCCTGAATTTCTGCGTGAAGGCAAAGCGCTCCACGATGCGTTGCACCCCGAGCGCATTGTGATCGGTTGTGAGTCGGACAAGGCACGAGCCATGATGACCAAGCTTTACCAAGGCATGCAAACCGATTTCTGCTACACGACAGTTCGCGATGCGGAGATGATCAAATACGCATCCAACTCATTTTTAGCCACGAAGATCTCCTTTATGAATGAATTGGCGCGCCTTTGTGAACAAACAGATACTTCGATCTCGAAGGTTGCGCATGGCATGGGGTTGGATTCGCGGATCGGATCGCAGTTTTTACGAGCGGGCATCGGATATGGTGGCTCGTGTTTTCCAAAAGATGTGGAGGCGCTCTTGCATTTGGCCCGTGAAAATGGCGTGCCGTTGCGCCTGTTGGATGCGGTGGCAACGGTCAATCGAGAGCAGTCGGGATGGTTTTTGCAAAAAGTGCGAACGGCGCTGGGAACGCTATCGGGTAAGCAGATCGCCTTGCTTGGACTTACGTTTAAACCGGGCACGGATGATATTCGCGAAGCGCCAGCACTCAAGTTGATCCCTGTGCTGCTCGCAGCTGGCGCACAGATCACAGCATATGATCCCAAAGGGATGGAGGCGGTGGGTCGCTTGCATCCCAAAGTACGTTGCGCCAAGGATGCCTACGCAGCGCTGGACGGGGCGGACGCGGCGCTTTTGCTCACCGAATGGCCGGAGTTTCTGAAACTGGACTTCGCCCGAGTGATCGGTTCGATGCGTAAGGCCCTATTTTTTGATGGGCGCAATGCGCTGGACGGTGCGAAGATGCGCAGCTACGGATTTACGTATGACGGTGTCGGGGAGCGGGGAACAGCATGA
- a CDS encoding glucose-1-phosphate thymidylyltransferase: protein MKGLILCAGRGTRMQPFSNTMPKTLLPVANRPLLHYCIEKLNRVGITEIGVVINPQQKSIIEFLDRIQFPSPIEIIKQTRPLGIANAVQKAKAFIGDDPFVLLLGDNLICEELHMLVDASRGHDSAILLSRVENPSDYGIAEIEDGKIHSLVEKPKAPKSDLAVIGAYVFQPTIFDVIAKLKRSARGEYEITDAIQQLISDGYSVSFSVTDKPYSDVGTLERWIVANGWMLNQVHGDQVKIGQNTTVENCTIRGPVLIGENCLLQNVVIGPYVSVQDGVSLRDCEIADSICLEDASICGIGVKIVQSVFGRSTNLQGEGETKKVTFMLGDHSQVTFPIDHKE, encoded by the coding sequence ATGAAAGGACTGATTCTTTGTGCGGGACGCGGCACGCGGATGCAACCGTTTTCCAATACGATGCCTAAGACCCTGCTCCCTGTCGCCAACCGACCTTTGCTCCACTACTGTATTGAAAAATTGAATCGGGTCGGAATCACCGAGATCGGTGTTGTGATCAACCCGCAACAAAAGAGCATCATCGAATTTCTCGATCGGATACAATTTCCCAGTCCGATCGAAATCATCAAGCAAACTCGGCCGCTTGGCATCGCCAACGCCGTGCAAAAGGCAAAGGCGTTCATCGGCGACGACCCGTTTGTGCTACTGCTTGGCGACAACTTGATCTGTGAAGAACTGCACATGCTGGTGGATGCTTCGCGGGGACATGATAGCGCCATTTTGCTGTCGCGCGTGGAAAACCCGAGTGATTATGGCATCGCCGAGATCGAAGATGGCAAAATCCACTCCTTGGTGGAAAAACCGAAAGCGCCCAAAAGTGACTTAGCGGTGATCGGCGCCTATGTGTTTCAACCGACGATCTTTGATGTGATCGCAAAGCTGAAGCGTTCGGCGCGCGGTGAATATGAGATCACCGATGCGATTCAACAGTTGATCAGCGACGGGTACTCCGTTTCTTTTTCGGTCACAGACAAGCCATATTCGGATGTCGGCACGCTAGAGCGTTGGATTGTCGCAAACGGCTGGATGCTTAACCAGGTGCACGGCGACCAAGTGAAGATCGGTCAGAATACGACGGTGGAGAACTGTACGATCAGAGGCCCGGTGTTGATCGGGGAGAACTGTCTTCTGCAGAATGTCGTGATCGGACCGTACGTTTCGGTGCAGGATGGCGTATCGCTGCGCGATTGTGAGATCGCCGACAGCATCTGTCTGGAAGACGCGTCGATCTGCGGTATTGGGGTCAAAATTGTACAAAGCGTCTTCGGGCGATCGACCAATCTGCAAGGAGAAGGCGAGACGAAAAAGGTCACGTTTATGCTTGGCGATCACTCACAAGTCACGTTTCCCATCGATCATAAGGAATAA
- a CDS encoding NAD-dependent epimerase/dehydratase family protein, whose amino-acid sequence MKRKCALVTGCAGFIGSSLSERLLREGYAVIGIDAFLHNYDRWVKEQNLRNLLEHPQFRFFERDLRTLSFSELISRVDVVFHQAALPGVRTSWGTQFQEYVDHNILVTQALLEAAKDSNLNKIVCASSSSVYGGMNGPTEETQAPHPISPYGVTKLAAEQLCQLYASQFGVPVVSLRYFTVFGPRQRPDMAFHKFIKSVLTGQPIEIYGDGEQSRDFTFIEDAVTANLLAANSPLTGEVYNIGGISRLNLNEVLSMIESHTGKQANRCLLPAQPGDPKHTFADIRKAQTHLGYDPQFDIEHGIRLQIEQVKSLYNI is encoded by the coding sequence ATGAAACGAAAATGCGCCCTCGTCACCGGATGTGCCGGCTTCATCGGCTCTAGCTTAAGCGAACGTCTGCTGCGCGAAGGCTATGCGGTCATCGGGATCGACGCATTTCTGCACAATTATGACCGCTGGGTGAAAGAGCAGAATTTGCGCAATTTGTTGGAACACCCTCAGTTCCGCTTTTTTGAACGAGATTTGCGCACGTTGTCGTTTTCCGAGTTGATCAGTCGGGTTGACGTCGTCTTTCATCAGGCGGCACTGCCCGGCGTCCGCACATCATGGGGCACACAGTTTCAGGAGTACGTCGATCACAACATCCTCGTCACACAGGCGCTCCTCGAGGCGGCAAAAGACTCCAATCTCAACAAGATCGTCTGTGCCTCCTCATCCTCCGTCTACGGCGGGATGAACGGGCCGACCGAAGAGACGCAGGCCCCCCATCCGATTTCACCGTATGGCGTGACGAAGCTTGCGGCCGAGCAACTCTGCCAGCTCTATGCCTCCCAATTCGGCGTTCCTGTCGTCTCGTTGCGCTATTTCACCGTCTTCGGTCCACGTCAACGTCCCGATATGGCCTTTCACAAATTTATCAAAAGCGTCCTGACCGGGCAGCCGATCGAAATCTACGGCGACGGAGAACAGTCCCGCGATTTCACCTTTATCGAGGATGCGGTGACGGCCAACCTACTCGCAGCCAATTCTCCTCTGACCGGAGAGGTCTATAACATCGGCGGGATCTCCCGCCTCAACCTAAACGAAGTGCTGTCAATGATTGAGTCTCACACCGGGAAGCAAGCAAATCGCTGCTTGCTCCCCGCACAGCCAGGTGATCCCAAGCATACCTTCGCTGACATCCGTAAAGCACAAACTCACCTCGGTTATGACCCGCAATTTGACATCGAACATGGTATCCGCTTACAGATCGAGCAGGTGAAGTCGCTTTACAACATCTGA
- a CDS encoding efflux RND transporter periplasmic adaptor subunit, with amino-acid sequence MHPIVRTGCFTLSLSALLLTGCGTEQQPGAAPQATPVSAYSVTTRDIPETILLPGRVVAGNEVAVSASIPGQVQGISVQVGDRVEAGQLLATLNDTAASNSLAEAKRNVTSLETQLARLQNLGGVTPSGKLDQLQNQIRRRIDNLTDAAKAGALPTQAELIASGHELVNLQNELAKLQIESAVSESLNQLRPPLLQGLQMQVAQARQMVQAAEAQVTAARITSPIQGVVLAQNAAKGSPALPGAPMFSIGTVEQVEFEVFVDPNLVPRLQEGQAVAVQVGTQPIASTKLTIVSPALQPQTKSFTARTPLPNLQGVFKPGMIGQATVTLDPHHNVLAIPKAALLTDETGPFVLQIQNGTASIARLKLGYDNGTWVEVRSGLKNGDQVVYGGIERVQLGSPVKVIATEQPR; translated from the coding sequence ATGCATCCGATCGTCCGCACCGGATGTTTCACATTGAGCCTATCAGCGCTTTTACTGACAGGCTGCGGTACCGAGCAACAGCCGGGAGCTGCTCCGCAAGCAACTCCGGTCAGCGCCTATAGCGTGACGACGCGCGATATCCCCGAAACGATTCTGCTGCCCGGCCGCGTTGTCGCTGGAAATGAAGTTGCTGTCTCCGCCAGCATTCCCGGACAGGTGCAAGGCATTTCCGTTCAGGTCGGCGACCGCGTCGAAGCAGGCCAACTGCTTGCCACCTTGAACGACACAGCCGCGAGCAACAGTCTGGCCGAGGCCAAACGAAACGTAACGTCGCTCGAAACACAGCTTGCCAGACTGCAAAACCTCGGTGGAGTCACCCCCTCTGGTAAGCTCGACCAGTTGCAAAATCAGATCCGTCGGCGCATCGACAACCTGACTGACGCTGCAAAAGCTGGTGCGCTACCGACACAAGCTGAACTGATCGCTTCCGGTCACGAATTGGTGAACCTGCAAAACGAATTGGCCAAACTGCAGATCGAATCGGCCGTTTCCGAATCGCTCAATCAACTGCGCCCCCCGCTCCTGCAAGGCTTGCAGATGCAGGTGGCACAAGCCCGGCAGATGGTGCAAGCGGCCGAAGCACAGGTGACTGCCGCTCGCATCACCTCCCCGATCCAAGGCGTCGTGCTCGCCCAAAACGCAGCCAAAGGCAGCCCGGCACTGCCTGGAGCCCCCATGTTTAGCATCGGCACGGTCGAGCAGGTTGAGTTTGAAGTATTCGTTGACCCCAATCTCGTCCCGCGCCTGCAAGAGGGACAAGCAGTAGCCGTGCAGGTCGGCACACAGCCCATTGCGAGCACCAAGCTTACCATCGTCTCCCCGGCCCTCCAACCGCAAACGAAATCATTCACCGCCCGCACACCGCTGCCCAATCTGCAAGGTGTGTTCAAACCGGGCATGATCGGTCAAGCGACCGTCACACTCGATCCACATCACAACGTGCTGGCGATACCGAAAGCGGCTCTTTTAACCGATGAAACTGGCCCTTTTGTCCTCCAGATTCAAAACGGCACCGCAAGTATCGCCCGCCTCAAGCTCGGCTATGACAATGGCACGTGGGTGGAAGTGCGCTCCGGTTTGAAAAATGGAGATCAGGTGGTCTATGGCGGTATTGAGCGCGTTCAACTGGGGAGCCCTGTCAAAGTCATCGCAACGGAGCAGCCGCGATGA